The Drosophila gunungcola strain Sukarami chromosome 3L unlocalized genomic scaffold, Dgunungcola_SK_2 000003F, whole genome shotgun sequence genome contains a region encoding:
- the LOC128258352 gene encoding odorant receptor 67d-like, producing the protein MITKVADRDTRPGKKEDSSSKKFRTLTNAIRFCTWTVGADVTKPEYKFYWRTYMTGMLIFMFMLCTGYTVYVDVVINADWVALLQTCCQSGAGIQGGTKFLCVLFYRKDVVEVLNFLHFTYEKHECLGPNYKKSLEDALKLLITCAKGLLSVYLVARLSCIAFPAAFYALYNEKLMVMQFLIPGLDPETIFGYWMLTAVHIVCTVCGFFGNFAADMYIFVFITSAPLVKNILKCKLEDLDTKLEAFNGQKILQKDVHEDIMGIINWHKNYLRLLESSERIFFIVIFVEMITSFMSNLSILYCILIGVWPSGKIYLAFTITSFFMFSALGTVVDSSNQDCSDIIYTCRWYDLPISEQRLLLFMLRRSQSTSGLSVGKMMPLNMNTAVQISKAIYSVLMLLMSGREQ; encoded by the exons ATGATAACCAAAGTCGCTGATCGGGATACAAGGCCTGGAAAAAAAGAGGATAGCTCCTCGAAGAAATTTCGGACCCTAACCAATGCGATTCGTTTCTGTACTTGGACGGTGGGAGCGGATGTCACCAAACCGGAGTACAAGTTTTACTGGCGCACCTACATGACCGGAATGCTGATCTTCATGTTCATGCTCTGCACAGGATACACTGTCTATGTGGACGTGGTCATCAATGCCGATTGGGTGGCTCTGCTGCAAACCTGCTGTCAAAGCGGAGCAGGCATCCAAGGAGGGACTAAGTTCCTCTGCGTTCTCTTTTACCgcaa GGACGTGGTGGAAGTGTTGAACTTTCTACATTTCACCTATGAGAAACACGAATGCCTTGGCCCAAATTATAAGAAGTCGCTGGAAGATGCCTTGAAATTACTAATAACTTGCGCGAAAGGGTTGCTTTCGGTCTATCTGGTTGCCCGTTTGAGCTGTATAGCTTTCCCGGCAGCGTTTTATGCTCTATATAATGAGAAGCTAATGGTTATGCAGTTTCTGATTCCGGGCTTGGATCCCGAAACGATTTTTGGCTACTGGATGCTCACCGCCGTGCACATTGTGTGCACAGTGTGCGGGTTTTTCGGAAACTTCGCCGCCGACATGTATATATTCGTCTTCATTACGAGTGCGCCGCTGGTAAAGAATATCCTTAAATGCAAGCTGGAGGATCTTGATACCAAGTTAGAGGCTTTTAATGGGCAAAAGATCTTACAGAAAGATGTCCATGAAGATATAATGGGAATCATTAACTGGCACAAGAACTAtttaag acTTCTGGAGAGTTCTGAGCGGATTTTCTTCATAGTGATCTTTGTGGAGATGATCACCAGCTTTATGAGCAACCTGAGTATCCTGTACTGCATCCTCATTGGAGTCTGGCCCTCGGGCAAGATTTACCTTGCATTCACGATCACGTCCTTTTTTATGTTCAGCGCCTTGGGAACAGTGGTCGATAGTTCG AATCAGGACTGCAGTGACATCATCTACACCTGTCGATGGTACGATTTGCCCATCAGCGAACAGCGACTGCTGCTCTTCATGCTGCGTAGATCCCAATCCACATCCGGACTTTCGGTGGGAAAAATGATGCCCCTCAACATGAACACCGCGGTGCAGATTTCAAAGGCCATTTACTCTGTTCTTATGCTGCTGATGAGCGGACGGGAGCAGTGA
- the LOC128258343 gene encoding odorant receptor 67d yields MVKVEPVERYRKVIRMIRFCVGFCGNDVADPNFRMWWLTYTVIGAICFFFACTGYTIYVGVVIKGDLTVILQALAMVGSAVQGLTKLLVTANMAPQMREIQNTYEEIYREYGAKGGEYAKCLERRIRTTWQLIIGFMLVYIILLGLIICFPIFYLVILHKKVLVMQFLMPFLNHNTDGGHLVLTAVHVALITFGGFGNYGGDMYLFLFVTHVPLIKDIFSLKLKEFNEVVVKGKEYPRIRAMLCDLLTWHQLYSSILQTTKRIYSIVLFVQLSTTCVSLLCTISCIFIKSWPAAPLYLLYAAIILYTFCGLGTLVENSNEDFLTVIYTDCLWYELPVKEEKLLIMMIAKAQKEVCLTAADMAPLSMNTALQLTKGIYSFSMMLMNYLGKDK; encoded by the exons ATGGTAAAAGTCGAGCCTGTGGAACGCTACCGCAAGGTCATTCGCATGATCCGTTTTTGCGTGGGATTCTGCGGAAATGACGTAGCCGATCCCAATTTCCGGATGTGGTGGCTCACCTACACGGTGATTGGAGCGATTTGCTTCTTTTTCGCCTGCACAGGATACACCATTTACGTGGGCGTCGTCATCAAAGGAGACCTCACTGTAATCCTTCAGGCACTAGCAATGGTCGGATCGGCGGTCCAGGGACTAACCAAGCTCCTGGTCACCGCCAACATGGCCCCCCAAATGAGAGAAATTCAGAATACCTATGAGGAAATTTACAG GGAATATGGTGCAAAAGGTGGGGAGTATGCCAAGTGCCTGGAACGAAGAATTCGTACAACCTGGCAACTTATCATCGGCTTTATGCTTGTCTACATAATTCTCCTGGGTCTAATTATTTGCTTTCCAATCTTCTACTTGGTGATTCTTCATAAAAAGGTCTTGGTCATGCAATTTCTGATGCCTTTTCTTAATCACAATACTGATGGAGGCCACCTAGTGCTCACTGCTGTACATGTGGCCTTAATTACTTTCGGTGGCTTTGGCAACTACGGTGGAGATATGTACCTTTTTCTGTTCGTCACCCACGTGCCCTTGATCAAGGACATATTCAGTTTAAAGCTTAAGGAATTTAACGAGGTGGTCGTCAAAGGGAAAGAGTATCCAAGGATAAGGGCTATGCTCTGTGACCTACTGACCTGGCATCAACTTTACTCCAG TATCTTACAAACTACAAAGAGGATCTATAGCATCGTGTTGTTCGTGCAGCTTTCAACCACTTGTGTTAGTCTGCTGTGCACCATATCGtgcatatttataaaatcatgGCCCGCAGCACCTCTTTATCTATTATATGCTGCCATAATACTTTACACTTTCTGCGGTCTCGGCACCTTGGTGGAAAATTCT AACGAGGATTTCTTGACGGTGATCTACACGGACTGCCTGTGGTACGAACTGCCCGTGAAGGAGGAGAAGCTACTTATTATGATGATAGCCAAGGCCCAAAAGGAGGTTTGCCTCACCGCAGCTGATATGGCGCCATTGTCCATGAATACTGCTCTCCAGCTGACCAAAGGAATATACAGTTTCAGCATGATGCTAATGAACTATCTAGGAAaggataaataa